The Suricata suricatta isolate VVHF042 chromosome 4, meerkat_22Aug2017_6uvM2_HiC, whole genome shotgun sequence genome includes a region encoding these proteins:
- the BMP10 gene encoding bone morphogenetic protein 10: MGSLALQLCALVCLAVQSASGSPIMSLERSPLEEDMPLFDDVFSEQDGVDFNTLLQSMKNEFLKTLNLSDIPSQDSARVDPPEYMLELYNKFATDRTSMPSANIIRSFKNEDLFSQPASFNGLRKYPLLFNVSIPHHEEVIMAELRLYTLVQRDRMIYDGVDRKITIFEVLESRGDSEGERSMLVLVSGEIYGTNSEWETFDVTDAIRRWQKSGSSTHQLEVHIESRHDGAEDAGRGQLEIDTSARNKHVPLLVVFSDDQSNEKERTEELNEMIAHEQLLELDNLGLDSYSSEPGEEALLQMRSNIIYDSTARIRRNAKGNYCKRTPLYIDFKEIGWDSWIIAPPGYEAYECRGVCNYPLAEHLTPTKHAIIQALVHLKNSQKASKACCVPTKLEPISILYLDKGVVTYKFKYEGMAVSECGCR, from the exons ATGGGTTCTCTGGCCCTGCAGCTGTGCGCTCTCGTCTGCCTGGCGGTTCAGTCGGCTTCTGGCAGCCCCATCATGAGTCTGGAGCGGTCGCCTCTGGAAGAAGACATGCCCCTCTTCGACGATGTCTTCTCAGAGCAAGATGGTGTCGACTTTAACACATTGCTGCAGAGCATGAAGAATGAATTCCTCAAGACACTGAACCTATCTGACATCCCTTCGCAGGATTCGGCCAGGGTCGACCCGCCAGAGTACATGCTGGAGCTCTACAACAAGTTTGCAACAGATCGGACCTCCATGCCATCTGCCAACATCATTAGGAGTTTCAAGAATGAAG atctgtTTTCCCAGCCAGCCAGTTTTAATGGACTCCGAAAATACCCTCTCCTCTTCAATGTGTCCATTCCTCACCATGAAGAGGTTATCATGGCTGAACTGAGGTTGTACACGCTGGTGCAAAGAGATCGCATGATATATGATGGAGTAGACAGGAAAATTACCATTTTTGAGGTACTAGAGAGTAGAGGGGACAGTGAGGGTGAAAGAAGTATGCTGGTCTTGGTTTCAGGGGAGATCTATGGAACCAACAGTGAGTGGGAGACTTTTGATGTCACTGATGCTATTAGACGTTGGCAAAAGTCAGGTTCATCCACCCACCAGCTGGAGGTCCACATCGAGAGCAGGCATGATGGAGCCGAGGATGCTGGCAGGGGACAACTGGAAATAGACACCAGTGCCCGAAATAAGCATGTCCCTTTGCTTGTCGTGTTTTCTGATGACCAAAGCAACGAGAAGGAGCGGACAGAGGAACTGAATGAAATGATTGCCCATGAGCAGCTTCTGGAGTTGGACAACTTGGGCCTGGACAGTTATTCCAGCGAACCTGGAGAAGAAGCTTTGCTACAGATGAGGTCAAACATCATCTATGACTCCACTGCCCGCATCAGAAGGAATGCTAAAGGAAACTACTGTAAGAGGACCCCACTCTACATCGACTTCAAGGAGATTGGCTGGGACTCTTGGATCATCGCCCCACCTGGATATGAAGCCTACGAATGCCGTGGGGTTTGCAACTACCCCCTGGCAGAGCATCTCACACCCACAAAGCATGCGATTATCCAGGCCCTGGTCCACCTCAAGAATTCCCAAAAGGCTTCCAAAGCCTGCTGTGTGCCCACCAAGCTAGAGCCCATCTCCATTCTCTACTTAGACAAAGGTGTGGTCACTTACAAGTTCAAATATGAAGGCATGGCAGTCTCTGAATGTGGCTGCAGATAG